The proteins below are encoded in one region of Belonocnema kinseyi isolate 2016_QV_RU_SX_M_011 chromosome 5, B_treatae_v1, whole genome shotgun sequence:
- the LOC117172655 gene encoding circumsporozoite protein-like produces MMRGRSQNSSPNPLPNPPPNPPPNPPPNPTLNPPLNPHSNPPANPTPNPLPNPAVGPPAVRLVGPPGNPLLNVQPNTPPNPQHPGSVISSFLLEQLKGQKDVMLLLQKELQMPVPQAPAESNQQVVSLLKKLVKTRYAGNRLEQQGRGPAHI; encoded by the exons ATGATGAGAGGAAGGTCACAGAATTCGTCACCAAATCCGCTCCCAAACCCCCCACCAAATCCGCCACCAAATCCCCCACCAAATCCGACGTTAAATCCGCCTCTAAATCCGCACTCAAATCCCCCAGCAAATCCGACCCCAAATCCCCTACCAAATCCGGCAGTAGGTCCACCAGCAGTTCGGCTAGTAGGTCCGCCAGGAAATCCGCTACTAAATGTACAGCCAAATACGCCACCAAATCCTCAACACCCTGGATCCGTCATCAGTTCTTTCCTTCTGGAGCAGCTCAAAGGGCAAAAAGATGTGATGCTGCTACTTCAGAAGGAACTTCAGATGCCAGTGCCACAAGCTCCCGCCGAATCAAACCAGcag GTTGTTTCGTTATTAAAGAAACTTGTCAAGACCCGGTACGCTGGTAATCGGCTCGAGCAGCAAGGAAGAGGGCCAGCACATATCTGA